One region of Mycolicibacterium rhodesiae NBB3 genomic DNA includes:
- a CDS encoding amidohydrolase family protein, whose translation MSPRSLPYPVFDIDNHMYETKDALLKYLPKEHKGKVGYVEVNGRPKLVVKDHISHMIPNPTFERVARPGSAEDYFLGNNPEGLNFREFIGEAMNVIPAYQEPGPRLELMDELGIDQCVMYPTLASLIEERTTDDVVLTHAIIHALNEWMHEHWTFNYKDRIFATPVICLPLVDEAIKEFRWCLERGMKTFLVRPAPVPSRFGGSRSMGLPEYDPFWQEVVDANMPVTFHASDSGYQKHLMEWEGGDEYLSFKTSTLREVVMGFRAMEDTLAALICHGALSRFPDLKVFVVENGSGWVRNLLRLLDKAYRTMPKEFDEHPVEVFKRNVYIHPFLEDDVKGIVEIMGEDHVMFGSDFPHPEGIGDPLSFVDRLEGLSDTAKAKIMGGNAIKQLGLAKVSV comes from the coding sequence ATGTCTCCGCGGTCCTTGCCGTATCCGGTCTTCGACATCGACAATCACATGTACGAGACCAAGGACGCGTTACTGAAATACCTGCCCAAAGAGCACAAAGGCAAGGTCGGCTACGTCGAGGTGAACGGACGACCGAAGCTCGTCGTCAAAGATCACATCAGCCATATGATTCCCAACCCGACGTTTGAGCGGGTCGCGCGGCCGGGCAGTGCCGAGGACTACTTCCTGGGCAACAATCCCGAGGGGCTCAACTTCCGCGAGTTCATCGGCGAGGCCATGAACGTGATCCCCGCCTACCAGGAGCCCGGGCCCCGCCTGGAACTGATGGACGAACTCGGCATCGACCAGTGCGTCATGTACCCCACCCTTGCAAGCCTCATCGAGGAGCGCACGACCGATGACGTTGTGCTGACGCACGCCATCATCCACGCGCTGAACGAGTGGATGCACGAGCACTGGACGTTCAACTACAAGGACCGCATCTTCGCGACTCCGGTGATATGCCTCCCGCTGGTCGACGAGGCGATCAAGGAGTTCCGCTGGTGCCTCGAGCGCGGCATGAAGACCTTCCTGGTGCGCCCGGCACCAGTGCCCAGCCGGTTCGGCGGATCGCGATCCATGGGCCTGCCGGAGTACGACCCGTTCTGGCAGGAGGTGGTCGACGCCAACATGCCGGTGACCTTCCACGCCTCGGACAGCGGATACCAGAAGCACCTGATGGAGTGGGAGGGCGGTGACGAGTACCTGTCCTTCAAGACGAGCACCCTGCGTGAGGTCGTGATGGGGTTCCGCGCCATGGAGGACACGCTGGCCGCCCTGATCTGCCACGGCGCGCTGTCCCGGTTCCCCGATCTGAAGGTCTTCGTGGTGGAGAACGGCAGCGGTTGGGTGCGAAATCTGCTGCGGTTGCTCGACAAGGCCTACCGAACCATGCCCAAGGAGTTCGACGAGCATCCGGTCGAGGTCTTCAAGCGCAACGTCTACATCCACCCGTTCCTCGAGGACGACGTCAAAGGAATCGTCGAGATCATGGGTGAGGACCACGTCATGTTCGGCTCCGACTTCCCGCACCCCGAGGGCATCGGCGACCCGCTCAGCTTCGTCGACCGGCTGGAAGGCCTGTCCGACACCGCGAAGGCGAAGATCATGGGCGGCAACGCGATCAAGCAGTTGGGACTCGCCAAGGTCTCCGTATGA
- a CDS encoding MaoC family dehydratase: MTQAPPPSPRIYEGIDGFAAHVGEHLGYSGWRQVTQTEIDLFAEATGDHQWIHVDAERAAQGPYGKTIAHGYLTLSLVPVLVQQIYKVTGLSMQVNYGVDKLRFPAPVPVDSRIRAGAELVKVERNDKGGRATVRVTVEVEGSDRPACVVDTIAAMVDA, from the coding sequence ATGACGCAGGCGCCGCCGCCCTCTCCGAGGATCTACGAGGGCATCGACGGGTTCGCAGCACATGTCGGTGAGCACCTCGGCTACAGCGGATGGCGTCAAGTCACGCAGACCGAGATCGACCTCTTCGCCGAGGCGACCGGAGATCATCAGTGGATTCATGTCGACGCGGAGCGGGCCGCACAGGGTCCGTACGGTAAGACGATCGCGCACGGGTACTTGACATTGTCTTTGGTTCCCGTTCTGGTGCAACAGATCTACAAGGTGACGGGACTGTCTATGCAAGTGAACTACGGCGTCGACAAGCTTCGCTTTCCCGCACCGGTCCCCGTCGACTCGCGCATCCGCGCCGGTGCAGAGTTGGTGAAGGTCGAACGCAACGACAAGGGTGGCCGGGCCACCGTCCGCGTCACCGTCGAGGTGGAGGGCTCAGACCGTCCGGCATGCGTGGTGGACACCATCGCCGCCATGGTCGATGCCTGA
- a CDS encoding CaiB/BaiF CoA transferase family protein: MTGALAGLRVVELGTDITAPYCTKLLVDLGADVIKVESQSGDPLRGWGASGGLFEYLNAGKRGVTVDVDTDGDVLHNLIAQADVLVENMPPGASLRWEWGIDHDSLRQLNPNLVVVRISDYGQDGPRCDRQSTPLTVQAASGWVSTREPDRPPVQSGARIPEYIAGGYAALGALTALQIAAVTDRVVEVDVSTFEALLSTLPYPMLMAARLKSMGLPPNSKAGPMLGIVRAADGWIGINCLTGQHWLDVCAMVGLPEFGEKQLAIMLGGPEREDFFAKAQPFLDSMTVADLVELSQAMRIPAAPINDGATILECPQYRDRGFFVNSDAAGTPFSRPGAPFRFSRTPVDGPRPAPRLGDNASVDWDTRAEVPSSSVLGDLDAPFAGLKVFDLSTFWSGAYLTMYLAAFGADVVKVESIQRPDGHRYSGSLLRSSDDWYEVGPMWQATNLNKRDITLDLTSQPGRELALRLAAEADVVVENFSPRVVEQFGLDYDSLVKVNPDVIMVRMPGLGLEGPWRDYVGWALNFEQLSGMSAATGYPDGPPCNLQGPADPVVGTHATAALLAALEHKRKTGEGQLIEVAQIEVGAVVTAEPVIEYSLTGRVPEREGNRHRSYAQGVYPAAGDDEWVAISVRDDADWAAALDVIGRPELADDPRFNTAEERLVNHDAFDEVLRQWTAAQGPDEAADALRRRGVPAERLLTGDRMYDVDQLEARGFYEELKHPLSGRQRYPGWPFRITPGPSRHHHTPSPTLGQHNDEVLRAMGLSDDEISTLRQDQVIGERLLNS, translated from the coding sequence GTGCTCCACAATCTGATAGCCCAGGCCGATGTGCTGGTCGAGAACATGCCACCCGGTGCGTCGCTTCGCTGGGAATGGGGAATCGACCACGACAGCCTGCGACAGCTCAATCCGAACCTTGTCGTCGTCCGCATCTCCGACTATGGACAGGATGGCCCACGGTGCGACCGGCAGTCGACGCCACTGACGGTCCAGGCTGCATCTGGATGGGTGAGCACGCGTGAGCCCGACCGGCCGCCCGTTCAATCCGGCGCGCGTATTCCCGAGTACATCGCCGGCGGCTACGCCGCCCTCGGCGCCCTGACGGCCTTGCAGATCGCCGCAGTCACCGACCGGGTGGTCGAGGTCGACGTCTCGACGTTCGAAGCGTTGTTGTCGACCCTGCCCTACCCGATGCTCATGGCGGCACGCTTGAAAAGCATGGGATTACCACCGAATTCAAAAGCGGGGCCGATGCTGGGCATCGTGCGCGCCGCGGACGGATGGATCGGGATCAACTGTCTGACCGGTCAGCACTGGTTGGATGTCTGCGCGATGGTCGGGCTTCCCGAGTTCGGTGAAAAGCAGCTCGCCATCATGCTGGGCGGCCCTGAACGCGAAGACTTCTTCGCCAAGGCGCAGCCGTTCCTCGACTCGATGACCGTGGCAGACCTCGTGGAGCTGAGTCAGGCGATGCGGATACCCGCGGCGCCCATCAACGACGGCGCAACGATCCTGGAATGCCCGCAGTATCGCGACCGCGGGTTCTTCGTCAACAGTGACGCTGCGGGCACACCCTTCTCGCGACCAGGGGCACCATTCCGGTTCTCCAGGACGCCGGTCGACGGCCCGCGGCCGGCTCCGCGACTGGGTGACAATGCCTCCGTTGACTGGGATACCCGCGCCGAAGTCCCGTCCTCCTCGGTCCTCGGCGACCTCGATGCACCGTTCGCGGGCTTGAAAGTCTTTGACTTGAGTACGTTCTGGTCCGGCGCCTACCTCACAATGTATCTGGCTGCGTTCGGTGCGGACGTGGTCAAGGTCGAATCGATTCAGCGCCCGGACGGACATCGGTATTCGGGTTCGCTACTACGCAGCAGTGATGACTGGTATGAAGTCGGGCCGATGTGGCAGGCGACCAATCTCAACAAGCGCGACATCACCCTCGATCTGACATCGCAGCCCGGCCGCGAACTGGCGCTGCGGCTCGCGGCTGAGGCCGACGTGGTGGTCGAGAACTTCTCACCGCGCGTGGTGGAGCAGTTCGGACTGGATTACGACTCGTTGGTGAAGGTCAATCCAGACGTGATCATGGTGCGCATGCCCGGCCTGGGGCTCGAGGGTCCTTGGCGCGATTACGTCGGGTGGGCACTGAACTTCGAGCAATTGTCGGGGATGTCGGCGGCCACCGGCTACCCCGACGGCCCGCCGTGCAACCTGCAAGGGCCCGCTGATCCGGTCGTCGGTACGCACGCCACCGCCGCGCTCCTCGCCGCGCTCGAGCACAAGCGCAAAACCGGTGAGGGCCAACTCATCGAGGTCGCGCAGATCGAGGTCGGCGCCGTGGTGACGGCCGAACCCGTCATCGAATACTCCTTGACCGGTCGAGTGCCCGAACGAGAGGGCAACCGCCACCGCAGCTACGCGCAGGGGGTCTACCCGGCTGCAGGTGACGACGAGTGGGTGGCCATCTCGGTGCGCGACGACGCCGACTGGGCCGCGGCGCTCGACGTGATAGGCAGACCCGAACTCGCCGACGATCCGCGGTTCAACACCGCAGAGGAACGCTTGGTCAACCATGATGCGTTCGACGAGGTCTTGCGGCAGTGGACGGCCGCGCAGGGTCCGGACGAGGCGGCCGACGCCCTGCGGCGCCGCGGTGTGCCTGCGGAGCGGTTGCTGACCGGCGACCGCATGTACGACGTCGACCAGCTCGAGGCGCGCGGCTTCTACGAAGAGCTCAAGCACCCGCTCTCAGGCCGCCAGAGGTATCCGGGCTGGCCCTTTCGGATCACACCGGGACCGTCGCGGCATCACCACACGCCGTCACCGACGCTGGGGCAGCACAACGACGAGGTCTTGAGAGCAATGGGACTGTCCGACGACGAGATCTCGACGTTGCGTCAAGACCAGGTCATCGGTGAGCGGCTACTCAACTCGTAA